The Scleropages formosus chromosome 11, fSclFor1.1, whole genome shotgun sequence genome window below encodes:
- the lysmd4 gene encoding lysM and putative peptidoglycan-binding domain-containing protein 4 has protein sequence MGTRGDSARRAFQAPVDVHASADGQVYLFSGGPDDMLEDSSEEELNVMKLRPRGPASAKREQKRAGDILLLERDISHGDTLNTLALQYGCKVADIKRVNNLIREQDLYALKSIKIPVKKHGLLTERNSELTGIQPGMQLPLPQGSAALGPGRPHLQEYTDFLREIDRDIERLIQTTENQGDVLSDTQNEQQQHSADTTSANYGADWGIQWWNAVVVMLLIGIILPLFYVVYYKTQERQTHLNDSVMSTTFLSTSNSTGINLSTTN, from the exons ATGGGGACTCGAGGGGATTCTGCCCGCAGAGCGTTCCAGGCACCTGTGGACGTCCATGCCAGTGCGGATGGTCAGGTGTACCTCTTCAGTGGTGGGCCTGATGACATGTTAGAGGACTCCTCAGAAGAAGAATTAAATGTGATGAAACTGAGGCCCCGTGGCCCAGCATCAGCCAAGCGGGAGCAGAAGCGAGCTGGGGACATCCTACTGCTTGAGCGAGACATTTCGCATGGTGACACCCTCAATACTTTGGCACTGCAGTATGGCTGCAAG GTAGCTGATATAAAGCGAGTGAACAATCTCATCCGAGAACAGGACTTGTATGCGTTGAAGTCCATCAAAATTCCAGTGAAGAAGCACGGCCTTTTGACAGAGAGGAACAGCGAGCTCACCGGCATTCAGCCAGGGATGCAGCTCCCTCTGCCCCAGGGCTCAGCTGCTCTAGGACCCGGCCGGCCTCACTTGCAGGAATACACAGATTTCCTCAGAGAAATTGACCGTGACATCGAGCGGCTCATCCAGACCACAGAGAACCAAGGCGATGTGCTCTCTGATACCCAaaatgaacagcagcagcactctgCGGACACGACTTCAGCCAACTATGGAGCAGACTGGGGCATTCAGTGGTGGAATGCTGTGGTAGTCATGCTTTTGATTGGTATcattttgcccttgttttacGTAGTTTATTACAAAACGCAGGAGAGACAGACTCATTTGAATGACAGTGTAATGAGCACTACCTTCCTGTCTACCTCGAACAGCACAGGAATAAATCTCAGTACGACAAACTAG